Proteins encoded together in one Acidimicrobiia bacterium window:
- a CDS encoding penicillin-binding transpeptidase domain-containing protein, with protein sequence MNRAIGRVGTAVVALMLVLVGMLTYLQVIHADSLANDPRNVRGALKDINRPRGPIVTADGTVVAKSTRVNDRTEFDFQRSYPDAELFQQVVGYQSFVLGSIGVERTYNDELIGRDPELQIRGLDDAILGGQEPVGTVVLSVRADLQRAAADALGDQRGSVVAIDPRTGEVLAMYANPTYNQEPLAGHNTKKVNQYYRFITALADKPDLARAYRERYPPGSTFKTITASVALENGVATPDRVFPEISSLDLPQTDLELDNFGGQVCGGTLAVSFRRSCNTTFGQLGLDLGDAFVPGMERFGIGDVPPIDLVPEAALSIGPRPNSFQDEQPQFALAGVGQGPVATTPLEMCLAAAGIANGGVIMEPHVVREIRDADDGLVRRIAAREWKTAVSPATAQAVAAMMVTVVEAGTGTAAQIEGVTVAGKTGTAQTDSGDPHAWFVAFSPAGPGQIPEIAIAVIVEHGGNAGSEATGGQVAAPIAAAVMRAYLGR encoded by the coding sequence ATGAACCGCGCCATCGGCCGCGTTGGCACGGCGGTTGTCGCGTTGATGCTCGTCCTCGTGGGGATGCTCACGTACCTCCAGGTGATCCACGCCGACAGCCTCGCCAACGACCCCCGCAACGTGCGCGGCGCGCTCAAGGACATCAACCGACCCCGCGGCCCGATCGTCACCGCCGACGGCACCGTGGTCGCCAAATCGACCCGCGTCAACGACAGGACCGAGTTCGACTTCCAGCGCAGCTACCCCGACGCGGAGCTGTTCCAGCAAGTCGTCGGCTACCAGTCGTTCGTGCTCGGCAGCATCGGCGTGGAGCGCACGTACAACGACGAGCTCATCGGCCGCGATCCGGAGCTCCAGATTCGTGGTCTCGACGATGCGATCCTCGGTGGGCAGGAGCCGGTCGGCACGGTCGTGCTGTCGGTGCGGGCCGATCTCCAGCGCGCCGCGGCCGACGCGCTCGGCGATCAGCGCGGCTCCGTCGTCGCGATCGACCCGCGGACCGGCGAGGTCCTCGCGATGTACGCCAACCCCACCTACAACCAGGAGCCGCTTGCGGGCCACAACACAAAGAAAGTGAACCAGTACTACCGGTTCATCACCGCGCTGGCGGACAAGCCGGACCTCGCGCGCGCGTACCGGGAGCGCTATCCACCCGGCTCCACGTTCAAGACGATCACCGCATCGGTCGCGCTCGAGAACGGCGTGGCCACTCCCGACCGCGTGTTCCCGGAGATCAGCTCACTGGACCTTCCGCAGACCGACCTCGAGCTCGACAACTTCGGCGGTCAGGTGTGCGGCGGCACGCTCGCGGTGAGCTTCCGGCGATCGTGCAACACCACGTTCGGCCAGCTCGGACTCGACCTCGGTGACGCCTTCGTGCCGGGGATGGAGCGCTTCGGGATCGGCGACGTGCCGCCGATCGACCTCGTTCCCGAAGCGGCGTTGAGCATCGGGCCGCGGCCGAACTCGTTCCAGGACGAGCAGCCCCAGTTCGCGCTGGCCGGGGTCGGCCAGGGACCGGTCGCCACGACACCGCTCGAGATGTGCCTCGCGGCGGCCGGGATCGCCAATGGAGGCGTGATCATGGAGCCGCATGTCGTCAGGGAGATCCGAGACGCCGACGACGGCCTCGTGCGTCGTATCGCCGCGCGCGAATGGAAGACCGCAGTGTCGCCCGCAACCGCGCAAGCGGTCGCGGCGATGATGGTCACCGTCGTGGAGGCCGGCACCGGCACAGCCGCGCAGATCGAGGGGGTGACCGTCGCTGGCAAGACGGGCACCGCACAGACTGATTCCGGCGATCCGCACGCGTGGTTCGTGGCCTTCAGCCCGGCCGGACCCGGTCAGATCCCCGAGATCGCGATCGCCGTGATCGTCGAGCACGGGGGGAACGCGGGCAGCGAGGCCACCGGTGGACAGGTCGCCGCCCCCATCGCCGCCGCGGTGATGCGGGCGTATCTCGGTCGCTGA